One Bradyrhizobium manausense DNA segment encodes these proteins:
- a CDS encoding DUF992 domain-containing protein yields the protein MRRSLLLAGLTAASLVASIVGASAQSRLVKVGVLECRGGASIGFVVGSVTNLGCVLRADGLPEDRYVATIRKVGIDLGITQETALAWGVFAPVNRLGPGDLSGDYAGAQGSASIGVGLGGNVLVGGSNNSIALQPLSVQGQVGLNVAAGLESLELRPGR from the coding sequence ATGCGCCGCTCACTCCTCCTCGCCGGGCTCACGGCCGCCAGCCTCGTCGCCTCCATCGTGGGGGCCAGCGCGCAGTCGCGGCTGGTCAAGGTCGGCGTGCTCGAATGCCGCGGCGGCGCCAGCATCGGCTTCGTGGTGGGATCGGTGACCAATCTCGGCTGCGTGCTGCGCGCCGACGGCCTGCCCGAAGACCGTTACGTCGCGACGATCCGCAAGGTCGGCATCGACCTCGGCATCACCCAGGAGACGGCGCTGGCTTGGGGCGTGTTCGCGCCCGTGAACCGGCTCGGCCCCGGCGATCTCTCCGGCGACTACGCGGGCGCGCAAGGCAGCGCGTCGATCGGCGTCGGCCTCGGCGGCAACGTGCTGGTCGGCGGCTCCAACAATTCGATCGCGCTCCAGCCGCTCAGCGTGCAGGGCCAGGTCGGTCTCAACGTTGCGGCCGGACTCGAAAGCCTGGAACTTCGTCCGGGCCGTTAA
- a CDS encoding pyridoxal phosphate-dependent aminotransferase gives MPFLAAALDRVKPSATIAVTDKARALKAAGRNVIGLGAGEPDFDTPANIKLAAIHAIESGKTKYTAVDGIPELKDAIIAKFQRENGVAYKPNQIIVGTGGKQVLYNALMATINPGDEVIIPAPYWVSYPEMVALAGGEPVPVVCNAASGFKLQAEALDRAITPKTKWVILCSPSNPTGAAYTRAELKALTDVLVKHPHVWVMTDDMYEHLVYDDFQFTTVAQVEPSLYDRTLTVNGVSKAYCMTGWRIGYAGGPAQLIKAMSTIQSQSTSNPSSISQWASVEALNGPQDFIAANNKVFKERRDLVVSMLNQANGIECPRPEGAFYVYPSCAGTIGKKAPSGNVIGNDEQFVTELLETEGVAVVQGSAFGLGPAFRISYATKTSDLEDACKRIQRFCGNLR, from the coding sequence ATGCCCTTCCTTGCCGCTGCGCTCGACCGTGTGAAGCCGTCCGCGACCATCGCGGTCACGGATAAAGCACGCGCGCTGAAAGCGGCGGGCCGCAACGTCATTGGCCTCGGCGCGGGTGAACCCGACTTCGATACGCCCGCCAACATCAAGCTGGCGGCGATCCATGCCATCGAGTCCGGCAAGACCAAGTACACCGCGGTCGACGGCATCCCCGAGCTGAAGGACGCGATCATCGCGAAGTTTCAGCGCGAGAACGGCGTCGCCTACAAGCCGAACCAGATCATCGTCGGCACCGGCGGCAAGCAGGTGCTCTACAACGCGCTGATGGCGACGATCAATCCGGGCGACGAGGTGATCATCCCGGCGCCCTATTGGGTCAGCTATCCGGAGATGGTGGCGCTTGCCGGCGGCGAGCCGGTGCCGGTGGTTTGCAACGCTGCGAGCGGCTTCAAGCTCCAGGCCGAGGCGCTCGATCGCGCGATCACGCCGAAGACCAAATGGGTGATCCTGTGTTCGCCGTCGAACCCGACCGGCGCGGCCTACACCCGGGCCGAGCTCAAGGCGCTCACCGACGTGCTGGTCAAGCATCCGCATGTCTGGGTGATGACCGACGACATGTACGAGCACCTCGTCTATGACGACTTCCAGTTCACCACCGTCGCGCAGGTCGAGCCCAGCCTCTACGACCGCACGTTGACCGTGAACGGCGTGTCGAAAGCGTATTGCATGACCGGCTGGCGCATCGGCTATGCCGGCGGTCCCGCGCAGCTGATCAAAGCGATGTCGACCATCCAGTCGCAGTCGACCTCGAACCCGTCCTCGATCTCGCAGTGGGCATCGGTCGAGGCGCTGAACGGTCCGCAGGACTTCATCGCCGCCAACAACAAGGTGTTCAAGGAGCGTCGCGACCTCGTCGTCTCCATGCTCAACCAGGCCAATGGCATCGAGTGCCCGCGTCCCGAAGGTGCGTTCTACGTCTATCCGTCCTGCGCCGGCACGATCGGCAAGAAGGCGCCGTCCGGCAATGTGATCGGAAACGATGAGCAGTTCGTCACCGAGCTGCTGGAGACCGAAGGTGTTGCCGTGGTGCAGGGGTCGGCCTTCGGCCTCGGTCCGGCATTCCGCATCTCCTACGCGACCAAGACTTCGGACCTCGAAGACGCCTGCAAGCGCATCCAGCGCTTCTGCGGCAATCTCCGCTAA
- a CDS encoding glutathione S-transferase family protein: MYKLYSMQRSGNSYKVRLALALLNQPYEAVEVDILRGESRTPDFLTKNPSGQVPLLEVGNDRYLAESNAILWYVAVGTPLAPENRIDRAEALQWMFFEQHALEPNIGAAYFWLSLVKGGRDLQTHALEDWMERGYGALQVMENHLKTNAYFAARQLTVADIALYGYTHLADRCDFDLEPFPAIRDWLKRVEAAPGFVAMDWRPADIDDPASIAAGV, encoded by the coding sequence ATGTACAAGCTCTATTCGATGCAACGCTCGGGCAACAGCTACAAGGTCCGCCTTGCGCTGGCGCTGTTGAACCAGCCTTACGAAGCGGTCGAGGTGGACATTCTGCGCGGCGAAAGCCGCACGCCTGATTTCCTGACCAAGAACCCGTCCGGCCAGGTGCCGCTGCTCGAGGTCGGCAACGATCGTTACCTCGCCGAGTCCAATGCCATCCTCTGGTATGTCGCCGTCGGCACGCCGCTGGCGCCGGAGAACAGGATCGATCGCGCCGAGGCGCTGCAATGGATGTTCTTCGAGCAGCACGCACTCGAGCCCAACATCGGCGCCGCCTATTTCTGGCTGTCGCTGGTCAAGGGCGGCCGCGACCTCCAGACCCACGCGCTGGAGGACTGGATGGAGCGCGGCTATGGCGCGCTCCAGGTGATGGAGAACCACCTCAAGACCAACGCCTATTTCGCGGCACGCCAGCTCACGGTCGCCGACATCGCATTGTACGGCTACACCCACCTCGCCGACCGCTGCGACTTCGACCTGGAGCCGTTCCCGGCGATCCGGGACTGGCTGAAGCGCGTCGAGGCGGCGCCCGGCTTCGTGGCGATGGACTGGCGCCCGGCCGACATCGACGACCCCGCCAGTATCGCCGCCGGAGTCTGA
- a CDS encoding PAS-domain containing protein, whose product MRFGWRAISGPVLTAAIALLAIVLDRHMPALSLAPVFVCIVALAGSLSGLASALGSAAIAVIGATLLSLSRRTAPGFDVTDLAWLGLFALTSVGTAGIVGLMRERLLDTLAAERQSHVIAARLSAALDQVDIGIVLLDAETRAEFINRAFRDYFALPDEKADEKPPFIALMYHSRDTGAFELPEDELGVFIAQRMEMVRIGDATPIDIALRNGEVLRFVCTALPDGGRMLSYTPVTDLVRHTDAPARADYYRALRDPTGRKLIRYLRVAE is encoded by the coding sequence ATGCGGTTCGGATGGCGCGCCATATCCGGTCCCGTGCTGACCGCAGCGATCGCGCTGCTGGCGATCGTGCTCGATCGTCATATGCCCGCTCTGTCACTTGCTCCCGTGTTCGTCTGCATCGTGGCGTTGGCCGGCTCGCTCTCGGGCCTTGCGTCCGCACTTGGCAGCGCCGCCATCGCCGTGATTGGCGCGACGCTACTTTCTCTCAGCCGTCGCACGGCTCCCGGCTTTGACGTGACCGATCTCGCGTGGCTCGGCCTGTTCGCGCTCACGAGCGTCGGCACCGCAGGCATCGTCGGCCTGATGCGCGAGCGCCTGCTCGACACTCTTGCGGCCGAACGCCAGAGCCACGTCATTGCCGCGCGGCTCTCCGCCGCGCTCGACCAGGTCGATATCGGCATCGTGCTGCTCGATGCCGAGACCCGCGCCGAATTCATCAACCGCGCCTTCCGCGACTATTTCGCGCTGCCGGACGAAAAAGCCGACGAGAAGCCGCCTTTCATTGCGCTGATGTATCACAGCCGCGACACCGGCGCGTTCGAGCTGCCGGAGGATGAGCTCGGCGTCTTCATCGCGCAGCGCATGGAGATGGTGCGGATCGGCGACGCCACGCCGATTGATATCGCCTTGCGCAACGGCGAGGTGCTGCGTTTCGTCTGCACCGCGCTGCCCGACGGCGGCCGCATGCTGAGCTACACGCCGGTGACCGACCTCGTGCGCCACACCGATGCGCCCGCGCGCGCCGACTACTACCGCGCGCTGCGCGATCCCACGGGGCGGAAGCTGATCCGGTATCTTCGCGTTGCGGAGTGA
- a CDS encoding GNAT family N-acetyltransferase — protein sequence MSLTIRSVTRQDYDQWLPLWDGYNAFYGRSGPTALAPEITRVTWQRFFDAYEPVHALVAESDGKLLGLTHYLYHRSTTAIEPSCYLQDLFTLEASRGKGVASALIYGVYERAKLAGAPRVYWQTHETNTTAQSLYDRVAERSGFIVYRKIF from the coding sequence ATGTCGCTCACCATTCGCTCCGTCACACGGCAGGATTACGATCAATGGCTGCCGCTGTGGGACGGCTACAACGCCTTCTATGGCCGCTCCGGTCCAACCGCGCTCGCGCCCGAGATCACGCGCGTGACGTGGCAGCGTTTCTTCGATGCCTATGAGCCGGTGCATGCGCTGGTCGCCGAGAGTGACGGCAAGCTGCTCGGGCTCACGCACTATCTGTACCATCGCAGCACGACGGCGATCGAGCCGTCCTGCTATCTGCAGGACCTGTTCACGCTGGAAGCTTCGCGCGGCAAGGGTGTCGCCTCGGCGCTGATCTACGGCGTCTATGAGCGCGCCAAGCTCGCGGGCGCGCCGCGGGTCTACTGGCAGACGCATGAGACCAACACCACAGCCCAGAGCCTGTACGACAGGGTCGCGGAGCGTTCCGGCTTCATCGTCTACCGCAAGATCTTCTGA
- a CDS encoding aldo/keto reductase has translation MEIRNLGGSGLRVSAVGLGCNNFGQRIDLEASRKVIHRALDLGITLFDTADIYSNRGGSENVLGAVLGDRRKDIVLATKYSKPMTEDGTKQGASRRYIMDAVEASLKRLKTDYIDLYQQHDYDPLTPIEESLRALDDLVRQGKVRYIGNSNFPAWRIAEAEYVARAMNVSRFVSCQDEYSLVVRDIEKDLVPVAQEYKLGLLPFFPLASGLLTGKYIRGEAAPDNTRFGQTPRLRDRYVTPRNEDIVEKLQTFAQARGHSMLELAFSWLAARPQVSSVIAGATRVEQIDQNVKAIAWQLSAGEMAEIDKITLG, from the coding sequence ATGGAAATTCGTAATCTCGGCGGCTCCGGCCTGCGCGTGTCCGCAGTCGGCCTCGGCTGCAACAATTTCGGCCAGCGTATCGACCTCGAAGCCTCGCGCAAGGTGATCCACCGCGCGCTCGATCTCGGCATCACGCTGTTCGACACCGCCGACATTTATTCGAACAGGGGCGGCTCGGAAAACGTGCTCGGCGCCGTCCTGGGCGACCGCCGCAAGGACATCGTGCTGGCGACGAAATACTCGAAGCCCATGACCGAGGACGGAACCAAACAGGGCGCCTCGCGCCGCTACATCATGGACGCGGTGGAAGCGAGCCTGAAGCGGTTGAAGACCGACTACATCGATCTCTACCAGCAGCACGACTATGACCCGTTGACGCCGATCGAGGAGAGCCTGCGCGCGCTGGATGATCTCGTCCGGCAGGGCAAGGTGCGCTACATCGGCAATTCGAATTTTCCGGCTTGGCGGATCGCCGAGGCGGAATACGTCGCACGCGCGATGAACGTCAGCCGCTTCGTCTCGTGCCAGGACGAGTATTCCCTCGTCGTGCGCGACATCGAGAAGGACCTGGTGCCGGTTGCGCAGGAATACAAGCTCGGATTGCTGCCGTTCTTCCCGCTCGCAAGCGGACTGCTGACCGGCAAGTACATCAGGGGCGAGGCCGCGCCCGACAACACCCGCTTCGGCCAAACGCCGCGGCTGCGCGACCGCTACGTCACGCCGCGCAACGAGGACATCGTCGAGAAGTTGCAGACCTTTGCGCAAGCGCGCGGCCACTCGATGCTCGAACTCGCCTTCTCCTGGCTCGCCGCGCGTCCGCAGGTGTCGAGCGTGATCGCCGGCGCCACCCGCGTCGAGCAGATCGACCAGAACGTCAAGGCGATCGCCTGGCAGCTCAGCGCCGGGGAGATGGCGGAGATCGACAAGATCACGCTGGGATAG
- a CDS encoding antibiotic biosynthesis monooxygenase family protein — MYIAMNRFRVTKGSEAAFEQVWASRDTHLDKVPGFVEFHLLRGPELEDHTLYASHTVWANHAAFEAWTKSEAFRAAHARAGDNKPLYLGHPQFEGFEVMQTVGRGAK, encoded by the coding sequence ATGTACATCGCCATGAACCGCTTCCGCGTCACCAAGGGATCGGAGGCTGCCTTCGAGCAGGTCTGGGCGTCGCGCGACACGCATCTGGACAAGGTGCCGGGCTTCGTCGAATTCCATCTGCTGCGTGGGCCCGAGCTCGAGGACCACACGCTCTACGCCTCGCACACCGTGTGGGCGAACCACGCGGCGTTCGAAGCCTGGACCAAGTCGGAGGCGTTCCGCGCGGCGCATGCCCGTGCCGGCGACAACAAGCCGCTGTATCTCGGCCATCCCCAGTTCGAAGGCTTTGAGGTGATGCAGACGGTGGGACGCGGCGCGAAGTAA
- a CDS encoding DUF1501 domain-containing protein: protein MIDCVENRLLTSRRGLLLGGASFAAWAYLPKFARAADGRDPRLVVVILRGALDGLATVAPIGDPDYAGLHGSIALAADGAHPALMLDGFFALHPSMPEFTRMYRAQHAAVIHAVATPYRDRSHFDGQDVLESGYAGPGRVQSGWLNRALEALPRGERVSSGLAVGPTTPLVLRGTAPTVGWAPVALPQADDDTAMRLVDLYRHRDPALASALSQGLQLEKAASGDDMKPKPGNAVAQMRQVARGAAKLMAADDGPRIAALAFDGWDTHANEGGPVGRLAFLLGGLDGALLEFESGLGDRWRDTVVVVATEFGRTARINGTDGTDHGTGTIALLAGGAVKGGRVISDWPGLKPANLYEGRDLKPTTDLRSVIKGVLQGQFGLSDQVLAQAVFPDSAAARPMKGLVA, encoded by the coding sequence ATGATCGACTGTGTCGAAAACCGGCTCCTCACCTCGCGCCGCGGCCTCCTGCTCGGTGGCGCCTCCTTCGCGGCCTGGGCCTACTTGCCGAAATTCGCGCGCGCCGCGGACGGGCGCGACCCGCGCCTGGTCGTGGTGATCCTGCGCGGTGCGCTCGACGGGCTCGCGACCGTCGCGCCGATCGGCGATCCCGATTATGCGGGCTTGCACGGCTCGATCGCGCTCGCGGCGGATGGCGCGCATCCCGCGCTGATGCTCGACGGTTTCTTCGCGCTGCATCCGTCGATGCCGGAATTTACGCGGATGTATCGCGCGCAGCATGCTGCTGTGATTCATGCCGTCGCGACGCCGTATCGTGATCGCTCGCATTTCGACGGGCAGGACGTGCTCGAGAGCGGCTATGCCGGTCCGGGCCGCGTGCAGTCCGGCTGGCTCAACCGCGCGCTCGAAGCGCTGCCGCGCGGCGAGCGGGTGTCGAGTGGGCTTGCGGTCGGTCCGACCACGCCGCTGGTGCTGCGCGGCACTGCACCGACCGTCGGCTGGGCGCCGGTCGCTCTGCCACAAGCTGATGATGACACCGCGATGCGGTTGGTCGATCTCTACCGTCACCGCGATCCCGCGCTGGCCTCGGCGCTGTCGCAGGGCCTTCAGCTGGAGAAGGCCGCGAGCGGCGACGACATGAAGCCGAAGCCGGGCAATGCGGTCGCGCAGATGCGGCAGGTCGCGCGTGGCGCGGCCAAACTGATGGCCGCCGATGACGGCCCGCGCATCGCCGCGCTTGCCTTCGATGGCTGGGATACGCATGCCAATGAAGGTGGCCCCGTGGGGCGTCTCGCCTTTCTGCTCGGCGGTCTCGACGGCGCGCTTCTCGAATTCGAAAGCGGCTTGGGGGATCGCTGGCGCGACACCGTCGTCGTCGTCGCCACCGAGTTCGGCCGCACCGCGCGCATCAACGGCACTGATGGCACCGACCACGGCACCGGCACCATCGCACTGCTCGCCGGCGGCGCGGTGAAGGGCGGCCGCGTCATCTCCGACTGGCCCGGCCTGAAGCCCGCCAACCTCTACGAAGGCCGCGACCTCAAGCCCACCACCGATCTTCGTTCGGTGATCAAGGGAGTGCTGCAAGGCCAATTCGGCCTGTCGGACCAGGTGCTGGCCCAGGCAGTGTTCCCCGATAGCGCCGCCGCGCGACCGATGAAGGGGCTGGTGGCTTAG
- a CDS encoding DUF1800 domain-containing protein: MARDSQAALVALNRFGFGARGGASGDLINAASDPRGFVKAELARSYGVLLEAPGLQSTPQLGQAAFAYQDQVKQAREAAKAATQSEAPAPQPSAEPKPDKPLRRNLSLNTMMTEIAGRLAGAKPADNAMKPDSMQPNAAAPPAAKPSPQPLNVIQKTFRAEALARLQRAMMVDCGFTERLVVFWSNHFCISASKGELARMWAGAFEREAIRPHVLGHFADMLKAVEQHPAMLFFLDNQQSLGPDSRAGQNRKRGLNENLAREIMELHTLGVGGGYTQDDVTSLARIITGWTFAGRKGQIGAPGSFAFNANAHQPGPQLLLGKTYEATGLAQGEAALADIARHPSTANFIATKFVRHFVADDPPPALVARLRNVFVKTDGDLKALATALVDSDEAWKAPLTKMRSPYDFLVATGRLLARVPEDPGSYLSNLNLLGQPLWTPAGPNGFPDTAAAWAAPEGMKLRLDIASQMGARLGPNIDPLDLLEFAAADAASVETRKTIERAESRQQALALLLMSPELQRR, translated from the coding sequence ATGGCCCGCGATTCGCAAGCCGCCCTCGTCGCGCTGAACCGCTTCGGCTTCGGTGCCCGGGGCGGCGCATCCGGCGATCTCATCAATGCGGCCTCCGATCCCCGAGGTTTTGTGAAGGCAGAACTGGCGCGTTCCTACGGCGTGCTGCTGGAGGCGCCGGGGCTGCAATCGACGCCGCAACTCGGACAGGCGGCGTTCGCCTACCAGGATCAGGTCAAGCAGGCGCGCGAAGCCGCGAAGGCCGCGACGCAGAGCGAAGCGCCGGCGCCGCAGCCGTCCGCAGAGCCAAAGCCCGACAAGCCGTTGCGGCGCAATCTCTCGCTCAACACCATGATGACCGAGATCGCCGGTCGGCTGGCCGGAGCCAAACCTGCCGACAATGCGATGAAGCCCGACAGCATGCAGCCCAACGCCGCTGCGCCGCCTGCCGCAAAGCCATCGCCGCAGCCGCTCAACGTGATTCAAAAGACCTTTCGCGCCGAGGCGCTGGCGCGGCTGCAGCGCGCGATGATGGTCGATTGCGGCTTCACCGAGCGTCTGGTCGTGTTCTGGTCCAATCATTTCTGCATCTCCGCGAGCAAGGGCGAGCTGGCGCGGATGTGGGCCGGCGCGTTCGAGCGCGAGGCGATCCGTCCGCATGTGCTCGGCCACTTCGCCGACATGTTGAAAGCCGTCGAGCAGCATCCGGCGATGCTGTTCTTCCTCGACAATCAGCAATCGCTCGGACCGGACTCGCGCGCAGGCCAGAACCGCAAGCGCGGGCTGAACGAAAATCTCGCGCGCGAGATCATGGAGCTGCATACGCTTGGCGTCGGCGGCGGCTATACGCAGGACGACGTCACCTCGCTCGCGCGCATCATCACCGGCTGGACGTTCGCCGGCCGGAAGGGGCAGATCGGAGCGCCGGGCTCGTTCGCGTTCAACGCCAATGCGCATCAGCCCGGGCCGCAGCTGCTGCTCGGCAAGACCTACGAGGCGACCGGGCTCGCGCAGGGTGAAGCCGCACTCGCCGATATCGCGCGGCATCCGTCGACCGCGAATTTCATCGCCACCAAATTTGTTCGCCACTTCGTTGCCGATGATCCGCCGCCGGCGCTGGTGGCGCGGCTGCGCAATGTCTTCGTCAAGACCGACGGCGATCTCAAGGCGCTTGCCACGGCTTTGGTCGATTCCGATGAAGCGTGGAAGGCGCCGCTGACCAAGATGCGTTCGCCTTACGATTTCCTGGTCGCGACCGGCCGGCTGCTCGCGCGTGTGCCTGAAGATCCCGGTAGCTATCTCAGCAACCTGAACCTGCTCGGCCAGCCGCTGTGGACGCCGGCCGGACCGAACGGTTTCCCCGATACGGCCGCGGCCTGGGCCGCGCCCGAGGGCATGAAGCTGCGGCTCGACATCGCCTCGCAGATGGGCGCGCGGCTCGGGCCCAACATCGATCCGCTCGATCTTCTTGAATTCGCCGCGGCCGATGCGGCGTCGGTCGAAACGCGCAAAACCATCGAGCGCGCGGAATCGCGCCAGCAGGCGCTGGCGCTGCTCTTGATGTCGCCGGAATTGCAGCGGAGATGA
- a CDS encoding cysteine-rich CWC family protein, with translation MTNPKEITPSQPAPRRLACSRCGAEFGCDLSGSCWCAEETARLPMPVKGEDCLCRECLRKAAAEAR, from the coding sequence ATGACAAATCCGAAAGAAATCACGCCCTCGCAGCCGGCCCCACGCCGGCTCGCCTGTTCCCGCTGCGGCGCCGAGTTCGGCTGCGATCTCTCTGGCAGTTGCTGGTGCGCGGAAGAGACCGCGCGCTTGCCGATGCCGGTCAAGGGCGAGGATTGCCTGTGCCGGGAGTGTCTGCGCAAGGCGGCGGCGGAAGCGCGTTAG
- a CDS encoding glutathione S-transferase family protein — MSLKLFELVGTDASRPFSPFCWRTRMALAHKGLTVESLPWRFTEKSTIAPHGSEKVPVLLHHDRPVVDSWAIANYLEDNFPESPSLFGGEGGRAMARMLNAWGDIAIVGGIFPLIIADIPKNLAETDATYFRQSREARFGGKTLEEVMGSRDTGVVAFRTSLEVMRQALKKQPFIGGSAPNYADYIVFGGFQWARVVSPFKLLEADDPVYAWREKLLDAFDGMARKSPGHAV; from the coding sequence ATGTCGCTCAAGCTCTTCGAACTCGTCGGCACTGATGCCTCTCGCCCGTTCAGCCCGTTCTGCTGGCGCACGCGGATGGCGCTGGCGCATAAGGGGCTGACGGTGGAATCGCTGCCCTGGCGCTTCACCGAAAAGAGCACGATCGCGCCGCACGGCTCGGAGAAAGTCCCGGTGCTGCTGCATCACGACAGGCCCGTGGTCGATTCCTGGGCGATCGCGAATTATCTCGAAGACAATTTTCCTGAGAGCCCGTCGCTGTTCGGCGGCGAGGGCGGCCGCGCCATGGCACGCATGCTCAACGCGTGGGGCGATATCGCCATCGTCGGCGGCATCTTCCCGCTGATCATCGCCGACATCCCGAAAAATCTGGCCGAGACCGATGCCACCTATTTTCGCCAATCGCGCGAAGCGCGCTTTGGCGGCAAGACTCTGGAAGAGGTGATGGGAAGCCGTGACACCGGCGTCGTCGCATTCCGCACCTCGCTGGAGGTGATGCGACAGGCGCTCAAGAAGCAGCCCTTCATCGGCGGCAGCGCGCCGAACTATGCCGACTACATCGTGTTCGGTGGTTTCCAATGGGCGCGCGTGGTGAGCCCGTTCAAGCTGCTCGAGGCGGACGATCCCGTCTATGCCTGGCGCGAAAAGCTGCTCGATGCGTTCGACGGCATGGCGCGCAAGTCGCCGGGGCACGCGGTGTAA
- a CDS encoding TSUP family transporter, whose amino-acid sequence MTPIMIAALGLLMVATAFLSGLFGMAGGLILIGVLLALMPLPTAMVLHAITQMASNGWRALLWRAHIRWRPVANYMVGAAVALAAWSLTRYVPDKPMALLLLGITPFMARLLPTNIKPDPDRLWQGSVYGTICMGLMLMTGVSGPLLDTFFLGGNFGRREKVATKAMCQLISHFTKLIYFGGIIDQAASLDPVLAGIAIAASMLGTSLARRILEAMTDQQFVAWSNKLITTIGCYYIAYGGWLLLRVPVLAAFDKGVLQ is encoded by the coding sequence GTGACGCCCATCATGATCGCTGCCCTTGGATTGCTGATGGTCGCCACCGCGTTCCTGTCGGGGCTGTTCGGCATGGCGGGCGGGTTGATCCTGATCGGCGTGCTGCTGGCCTTGATGCCGCTGCCGACCGCGATGGTGCTGCATGCGATCACGCAGATGGCCTCTAACGGCTGGCGCGCTCTGTTGTGGCGGGCGCATATCCGCTGGCGGCCGGTCGCGAACTACATGGTCGGCGCCGCCGTCGCGCTCGCGGCCTGGTCGCTCACCCGCTACGTGCCGGACAAGCCGATGGCGCTGCTGCTGCTCGGCATCACGCCGTTCATGGCGCGCTTGCTGCCTACCAATATCAAGCCCGACCCTGACCGCCTCTGGCAGGGCAGCGTCTATGGCACGATTTGCATGGGCCTGATGCTGATGACCGGCGTCTCCGGCCCGCTGCTCGATACCTTCTTCCTCGGCGGCAATTTCGGCCGGCGCGAGAAGGTGGCGACCAAAGCGATGTGCCAACTGATCAGCCACTTCACCAAGCTGATCTATTTCGGCGGCATCATCGACCAGGCCGCCTCGCTTGATCCCGTGCTCGCCGGTATCGCTATTGCAGCCTCGATGCTCGGCACCTCGCTGGCGCGACGCATTCTTGAAGCCATGACCGACCAGCAATTCGTGGCCTGGTCCAACAAGCTGATCACTACCATCGGCTGCTATTACATCGCCTATGGCGGATGGCTCCTGCTCCGCGTGCCGGTGCTGGCTGCCTTCGACAAGGGAGTTTTGCAATGA
- a CDS encoding LysR substrate-binding domain-containing protein, whose protein sequence is MRRLLFLNGIKAFEAAARTGSFAAAGVELSVSAAAVSRMVHLLEERLGVALFERKANRLVLTQAGRAYQSGLTPIFDALASLTAQVTAPSSVRVLTIGVGHTFAMRWLIPRLSEFRNEEPDIEVRFTTGGASVPFGEDWSCGIKLGTGDWPGLVAEPLFAGDLTPVCVPRLATSLRRPADLKGPSLIRVEHSPEDWPIWLKAASLGRINPRGPEFQFYGQALQAAADGLGIAMGIRPYIDDDLAAGRLVAPFDLSVPKGMRWYLVYRSFQTEQRDFAAFRRWIMRAAAEPAARPRRSGRAAGRG, encoded by the coding sequence TTGCGCCGGCTGCTCTTTCTCAACGGCATCAAGGCATTCGAGGCGGCGGCGCGGACCGGCAGTTTTGCTGCGGCCGGCGTCGAACTGAGCGTGTCGGCGGCCGCCGTCAGCCGCATGGTGCATCTCCTGGAAGAGCGGCTCGGCGTCGCGCTGTTCGAGCGCAAAGCCAACAGGCTGGTGCTGACCCAGGCGGGGCGCGCCTATCAGAGCGGGCTGACGCCGATCTTCGACGCGCTCGCCAGCCTCACCGCGCAGGTGACGGCGCCGTCCAGCGTGCGCGTGCTCACCATTGGCGTGGGACATACCTTTGCGATGCGCTGGCTGATCCCGCGGCTATCGGAGTTTCGCAATGAGGAGCCCGACATCGAGGTGCGCTTCACCACCGGCGGCGCGTCAGTCCCGTTCGGCGAGGATTGGAGCTGCGGTATCAAGCTCGGCACTGGCGACTGGCCGGGGCTGGTGGCCGAGCCTTTGTTCGCCGGCGACCTCACGCCGGTCTGCGTGCCCCGCCTCGCCACCAGCCTGAGGCGGCCGGCCGACCTGAAAGGCCCCAGCCTGATCCGCGTCGAGCATTCCCCCGAGGACTGGCCGATCTGGCTGAAGGCCGCGAGCCTTGGCCGCATCAATCCGCGCGGGCCGGAGTTCCAGTTCTACGGCCAGGCGCTGCAAGCCGCCGCCGACGGGCTCGGCATCGCCATGGGCATCCGGCCCTATATCGACGACGACCTCGCCGCCGGGCGACTGGTAGCGCCGTTCGACCTCTCGGTGCCCAAGGGCATGCGCTGGTACCTGGTCTATCGCAGTTTCCAGACCGAACAGCGCGACTTTGCCGCGTTCCGTCGCTGGATCATGCGGGCGGCAGCGGAACCCGCGGCCCGTCCGCGCCGTTCCGGACGCGCCGCCGGGCGGGGCTGA